The following are encoded in a window of Pseudalgibacter alginicilyticus genomic DNA:
- a CDS encoding shikimate dehydrogenase family protein produces the protein MDKKREKRMFKLGLLGKNISYSFSRSYFKKKFENENITDITYENFDIQNILSFPSIIKNTKGLKGMNVTIPYKEEVMPYLDKINKKAKAIGAVNTIKITKKGKLIGYNTDCYGFKKTLKPFLKPEHKKALILGTGGASKAIAYTLKELKIEYRYVSRNSVKGLNFTYNMLTEEMINDYQIIINCTPLGTFPDIDVCPDIPYKGISENHVLFDLIYNPEETKFLKLGKQQKATTINGLKMLEFQAEKSWSIWKLY, from the coding sequence ATGGACAAAAAACGAGAAAAACGCATGTTTAAATTAGGCCTATTAGGAAAAAACATATCCTATTCATTTTCTAGATCTTATTTTAAAAAAAAATTTGAAAATGAAAATATTACAGATATTACTTATGAAAATTTTGATATTCAAAACATCTTATCATTTCCTTCTATCATAAAAAATACTAAAGGACTGAAAGGTATGAACGTTACTATACCTTACAAAGAAGAAGTAATGCCATACTTAGATAAAATCAACAAAAAAGCGAAAGCTATAGGTGCCGTTAATACTATAAAAATCACAAAAAAAGGCAAACTTATTGGCTACAATACTGATTGCTATGGCTTTAAAAAAACACTCAAACCATTTTTAAAACCTGAACACAAAAAGGCTTTAATTTTAGGAACTGGAGGTGCTAGTAAAGCCATTGCATATACCCTAAAAGAGCTGAAAATTGAATACCGCTATGTGTCTAGAAATTCTGTAAAAGGTCTAAATTTCACTTACAATATGCTTACAGAAGAAATGATAAATGATTACCAAATTATTATTAACTGTACACCTTTAGGCACATTTCCTGATATTGATGTTTGCCCAGACATTCCATATAAAGGCATTTCAGAAAACCATGTGCTTTTTGATTTAATTTATAACCCGGAGGAAACTAAATTTTTAAAATTAGGAAAACAACAAAAAGCAACTACCATTAATGGATTAAAAATGTTAGAATTTCAAGCTGAAAAATCTTGGTCTATTTGGAAATTGTATTAA
- a CDS encoding asparagine synthetase B, producing MFLGVEVHASYIIIPMDAESQKNHLKAYGITYWVLNKQLKVQWLLNYRGGSFLLPDTKDIQQECQIRGVSFEVLSNDKAESILEEISSPSQNMEAVVLEKAPKIAVYTPSGKLPWDDAVTMVLQYAEIPYETIYDEEVLNDGLLLFDWLHLHHEDFTGQYGKFYGMYRAASWYIEEKKAAESLAEKLGYNKVSSEKLDVALKIRDYVVGGGFMFAMCSATDSFDIALSAEGIDICEPMFDGDASDPGYQNKIDYNKTFAFTDFTLERNPLVYEFSSIDMTRNRTVSQTTDYFSLMEFSAKWDPVPTMLCQNHTVLVKGFMGQTTAFNRDEIKSNVLVMGETKSNGEAKYIHGIKGKGFFTFYGGHDPEDYQHRVGDAKTELDLHPTSPGYRLILNNVLFPAAKKKKQKT from the coding sequence ATGTTTTTAGGAGTAGAGGTCCATGCTTCTTATATAATTATTCCCATGGATGCAGAAAGCCAAAAAAATCATTTGAAGGCTTACGGAATAACCTATTGGGTGCTTAATAAGCAATTAAAAGTTCAGTGGTTACTTAATTATAGAGGAGGTTCTTTTTTATTGCCAGATACAAAAGATATTCAACAAGAATGTCAGATTCGAGGTGTATCTTTTGAGGTTCTTTCCAATGATAAAGCCGAAAGTATTTTGGAAGAAATAAGCAGTCCGAGCCAAAATATGGAAGCGGTTGTTTTGGAAAAAGCACCAAAAATTGCAGTATACACGCCCTCAGGGAAATTGCCTTGGGATGATGCTGTAACCATGGTTTTACAATATGCTGAAATTCCATATGAAACCATTTATGATGAAGAAGTGCTTAATGACGGACTTCTTTTATTTGATTGGCTACACTTGCATCATGAAGATTTTACAGGGCAATATGGTAAATTTTATGGTATGTACAGGGCAGCATCGTGGTATATTGAAGAAAAAAAAGCTGCTGAATCATTGGCGGAAAAACTAGGATATAATAAAGTGTCTTCAGAAAAATTAGACGTTGCTTTAAAAATAAGAGATTATGTTGTTGGTGGAGGCTTTATGTTTGCTATGTGTAGTGCTACCGATAGTTTTGATATAGCTTTGTCTGCAGAGGGTATTGATATTTGTGAGCCTATGTTTGATGGCGATGCAAGTGATCCGGGTTATCAAAACAAAATAGATTACAACAAAACTTTTGCATTTACTGATTTCACTTTAGAAAGAAATCCTTTGGTTTATGAATTTTCTTCAATAGACATGACAAGAAACCGTACAGTTTCGCAAACAACAGATTATTTTTCCTTGATGGAGTTTTCTGCAAAATGGGACCCTGTTCCAACCATGTTATGTCAGAATCACACAGTTTTGGTTAAAGGCTTTATGGGGCAAACTACCGCTTTTAATAGAGATGAAATTAAATCGAATGTACTGGTAATGGGAGAAACAAAATCCAATGGCGAAGCTAAATATATTCATGGTATTAAAGGAAAGGGTTTCTTTACATTTTATGGAGGGCATGACCCAGAAGATTATCAGCATCGGGTAGGAGATGCAAAAACGGAATTGGACTTGCATCCAACATCTCCTGGTTATCGTTTAATACTCAATAATGTGTTATTCCCAGCAGCAAAGAAAAAAAAGCAAAAAACCTGA
- a CDS encoding HAD family hydrolase, with protein MNLSKVKLVVTDMDGTLLNSKHEVSSHFFKLFEEMTTHDILFVAASGRPHYSITEKLNTIKNDIIIVSENGGLISKNKETLLSTPLEADSLLEIINLIQPLENTHPVFCGKTKAFVKSGSKKLLNILTEYYPYYTIIENTSEIYEDIYKVALFHEENSEKYIYPHVKHLEANFKVKTSAHHWVDISENLANKGHAIKLLQDSYNISSDETMVFGDYNNDLEMLKLAYFSYAMKNAHPNVKKVARFETKTNDEFGVEHILEKLVKEKSKN; from the coding sequence ATGAATTTATCTAAAGTAAAGTTAGTGGTAACAGACATGGATGGTACGTTACTTAATTCAAAACATGAAGTAAGTTCGCATTTTTTTAAACTATTTGAAGAAATGACAACTCATGATATTTTATTTGTAGCAGCAAGTGGCAGACCACATTATAGTATCACAGAAAAATTAAATACTATAAAAAATGATATTATCATTGTTTCAGAAAATGGTGGACTTATTTCTAAAAATAAAGAAACACTTTTATCTACTCCTTTAGAAGCAGATAGCCTATTGGAAATTATTAACTTAATACAACCTTTAGAAAATACGCATCCTGTTTTTTGTGGAAAAACCAAAGCTTTTGTTAAAAGCGGTTCTAAAAAATTATTGAATATTTTAACCGAATACTATCCTTACTATACCATTATTGAAAATACTTCTGAAATTTATGAGGATATTTATAAGGTAGCCTTATTCCATGAAGAAAACTCTGAAAAATACATCTACCCTCATGTAAAACACTTAGAAGCAAATTTTAAAGTAAAAACATCTGCTCACCATTGGGTAGATATTTCTGAAAACTTAGCAAATAAAGGTCATGCCATTAAACTATTACAAGATTCTTATAATATTTCTTCAGATGAAACCATGGTTTTTGGTGACTATAATAATGACTTAGAAATGCTAAAACTTGCCTATTTCAGCTATGCCATGAAAAATGCGCATCCTAATGTCAAAAAAGTTGCTCGTTTTGAAACAAAAACCAATGATGAATTTGGTGTTGAACATATTTTAGAAAAACTGGTAAAAGAAAAAAGTAAAAATTAA
- the mazG gene encoding nucleoside triphosphate pyrophosphohydrolase, with protein MNSRDQQLKAFDRLLTIMDELRAQCPWDKKQTMETLRHLTIEETYELGDAILDNDLEEVKKELGDVLLHIVFYSKIGSETNDFDIADVCNSICEKLINRHPHIYGDVKVKNEDDVKRNWENLKLKEGKKSVLEGVPNSLPALVKANRIQEKVAGVGFDWEAPNQVWEKVEEELNEFKAEVESGNKDAMESEFGDVIFSMVNYARFLNINPENALERTNKKFSKRFQYLEEKARSINKPLKEMTLAEMDVFWEEAKKL; from the coding sequence ATGAATTCCAGAGATCAGCAATTAAAAGCGTTTGACCGATTATTAACTATTATGGATGAATTGCGTGCGCAATGTCCGTGGGATAAAAAGCAAACCATGGAAACTTTAAGACATTTAACTATTGAAGAAACATATGAATTGGGTGATGCTATTTTGGATAACGATTTAGAAGAAGTAAAAAAAGAATTAGGCGATGTGTTATTGCATATTGTTTTTTACTCAAAAATAGGAAGCGAAACAAATGATTTTGATATAGCGGATGTATGTAATAGTATTTGTGAAAAATTGATTAATAGGCATCCTCATATTTATGGAGATGTAAAAGTTAAAAATGAAGATGATGTTAAGAGAAATTGGGAAAATTTGAAGCTTAAAGAAGGTAAAAAAAGTGTATTAGAAGGGGTGCCTAACAGTTTACCTGCTCTGGTTAAAGCTAACAGAATTCAAGAAAAAGTAGCAGGTGTAGGTTTTGATTGGGAAGCCCCAAATCAAGTTTGGGAAAAAGTAGAGGAGGAGTTAAATGAGTTTAAAGCAGAAGTAGAATCAGGAAATAAAGATGCTATGGAAAGTGAATTTGGTGATGTTATTTTTTCAATGGTCAACTATGCGCGTTTTTTAAACATTAATCCTGAAAATGCTTTGGAGCGTACTAATAAAAAATTCTCGAAACGGTTTCAATACCTTGAAGAAAAAGCAAGATCAATCAATAAGCCTTTAAAAGAAATGACTCTGGCCGAAATGGATGTATTTTGGGAAGAAGCAAAAAAACTTTAA
- a CDS encoding DUF349 domain-containing protein, with product MSELDNLPKADGKEEIKKHIENSEVTPKEPVHTETENSKVSDEVETSKKKTPTQEEKVGTSKADDTNDDVLNEIDDSNAEDAEDEGNKDRHKIEEKEYDKMSLEALAIELEKLIKNEKIQAIKKHVDNINNEFKTKFNALVEEKKEDFLNDGGNEIDFYYSSPVQKRYKTAYKEYRNKIHEHYKSLENNLKQNLADKLEIIEELKGLINVEENINTTYKHFKELQERWRNTGPIPRDKYNNAWNSYHHHVEMFYDFLHLNRDLRDLDFKHNLEKKLLIIERAEELAQDDNVMRSFRELQELHKMWKEELGPVGKEHREEIWERFKKATKIINDKRQVYYQHIDKIHEQNLEHKLEIIANIEAINNEKIASHGIWQKKIKEIEALREAFFNAGKVPIKVNEETWSKFKAAVRIFNKNKNAFYKNLKKEQYTNLQKKLDLIKIAEDNKDNEDKETTTPLMKKIQNDWKKIGHVPRKDSDKIWKQFKAACNHYFDNLHAAKNAANKVNLDAFNKKYELLDSLKTLKITGDKEKDLATITDLISQWNSIGRVPNDKRYIEGKFNKMLDELLSSSKINKNDIELIKFESKLEDLNSEDNQRNLDNERSFIRKKIDEVKGQINQLENNLQFFTNVKDDNPLVKEVHNNIKEHKNTLKLWKTKLSKIKELY from the coding sequence ATGTCTGAGCTAGATAACCTGCCTAAAGCAGATGGAAAAGAAGAAATTAAGAAGCACATCGAGAATAGCGAAGTGACTCCAAAAGAGCCTGTACATACAGAAACAGAAAACTCAAAGGTTTCTGATGAAGTAGAAACATCTAAAAAAAAGACTCCTACTCAAGAAGAAAAAGTAGGGACTTCAAAAGCGGACGATACAAACGATGACGTATTGAATGAAATTGATGATTCTAATGCAGAAGATGCTGAAGATGAAGGCAATAAAGACCGTCATAAAATTGAAGAAAAAGAATACGATAAAATGTCGTTAGAGGCCCTTGCTATCGAATTGGAAAAACTCATAAAAAACGAAAAAATACAAGCTATTAAAAAGCATGTAGATAATATAAACAATGAGTTTAAAACAAAATTCAATGCTTTAGTAGAAGAGAAAAAGGAAGACTTTTTAAATGATGGAGGTAATGAAATTGACTTTTATTACTCTAGTCCTGTTCAAAAAAGGTATAAAACAGCCTACAAAGAATACAGAAACAAAATACATGAACATTATAAAAGCTTAGAAAATAATCTTAAACAAAATTTAGCCGATAAATTAGAAATTATTGAAGAATTAAAGGGCTTAATTAATGTAGAAGAAAATATTAATACTACTTATAAACATTTCAAAGAATTACAAGAACGTTGGAGAAACACTGGGCCAATTCCTAGAGACAAATACAACAATGCTTGGAATAGCTACCATCACCATGTAGAAATGTTTTATGATTTTCTTCATCTAAATAGAGATTTACGCGATTTAGACTTTAAGCATAATTTAGAAAAAAAGTTGTTAATTATAGAGCGTGCCGAAGAATTAGCACAAGATGATAACGTTATGCGTTCTTTCAGAGAATTGCAGGAACTCCATAAAATGTGGAAAGAAGAATTGGGACCTGTTGGCAAAGAGCATCGTGAAGAAATATGGGAACGCTTTAAAAAAGCAACTAAAATAATCAATGATAAACGCCAAGTATACTATCAACATATTGATAAAATCCATGAGCAAAACTTAGAACACAAACTTGAAATTATTGCTAACATTGAAGCTATTAACAATGAAAAAATAGCTTCTCATGGTATATGGCAGAAAAAAATAAAAGAAATTGAAGCTCTTAGAGAAGCATTTTTCAATGCTGGTAAAGTTCCCATTAAGGTTAATGAAGAAACTTGGTCTAAATTTAAAGCTGCGGTTAGAATATTTAATAAAAATAAAAATGCATTTTATAAAAATTTAAAAAAAGAACAATACACCAATCTTCAAAAAAAATTAGATCTTATTAAAATTGCCGAAGACAATAAGGATAATGAAGATAAAGAAACCACTACGCCTTTAATGAAAAAAATCCAAAATGATTGGAAAAAAATAGGCCATGTACCGCGTAAGGACAGTGATAAAATATGGAAACAATTTAAAGCTGCTTGTAATCATTATTTTGATAACCTGCACGCCGCTAAAAATGCTGCTAATAAAGTAAACCTGGATGCTTTTAATAAGAAATATGAACTTTTAGACTCCTTAAAAACTTTAAAAATTACTGGAGATAAAGAAAAAGATTTAGCAACTATTACAGATTTAATTTCTCAATGGAACAGCATTGGAAGAGTTCCTAATGACAAACGTTATATAGAAGGTAAATTCAATAAAATGTTAGATGAACTTTTATCTAGTTCTAAGATTAATAAAAATGACATTGAACTTATTAAATTTGAAAGTAAATTAGAAGATCTAAATAGCGAAGACAATCAACGTAACTTAGATAATGAACGTAGTTTTATCCGTAAAAAAATAGATGAGGTTAAAGGGCAAATCAATCAATTAGAAAATAATTTGCAATTTTTCACAAATGTTAAAGATGACAATCCGCTTGTAAAAGAAGTCCATAACAATATAAAAGAACACAAAAACACTTTAAAACTCTGGAAAACTAAACTTAGTAAAATTAAGGAGCTTTATTAA
- a CDS encoding DUF368 domain-containing protein has translation MQSTRTLTDKIFLILKGLGMGAANKVPGVSGGVVAFVAGFYEEFIYSLRKVNGKAFKLFFNGRFKSFYNYINGRFLSLLFFGMIVSYFSVSKILDYLIKHYELYVWSVFFGMIIGSIYYINKNFKDWNYQTYLSLIIGIVLGVSISFLNPAKENDNLWFVFFCGIISVSGMTLPGFSGSFILILLGNYVLLLVDSVNALSATVYELIGGDFSFINNSERLRMLKVLIVFTLGSVTGLVTFSHLLSYILKHYKSITLSAIIGFIVGSLGVVWPWKKTVYKITSDGNYLLDSSGEKIIKNYARYIPDLNTNTYIAIGFIILGIVIVLALEIYGQKTRKTHV, from the coding sequence ATGCAAAGTACAAGAACACTAACCGATAAAATTTTTCTTATCCTAAAAGGATTAGGAATGGGGGCTGCCAATAAAGTACCTGGTGTTTCTGGTGGTGTAGTTGCATTTGTAGCTGGTTTTTATGAAGAATTTATTTATTCGCTACGCAAAGTAAACGGCAAAGCTTTCAAATTATTCTTTAACGGACGCTTTAAAAGTTTTTATAATTATATCAATGGTCGGTTTTTAAGCCTTTTATTTTTCGGAATGATAGTTAGTTATTTCAGTGTTTCAAAAATTTTAGATTATTTAATAAAACATTATGAACTCTATGTATGGAGTGTTTTTTTCGGTATGATAATTGGCTCTATCTATTACATTAATAAAAATTTTAAAGACTGGAATTACCAAACTTACCTATCGCTAATCATTGGAATTGTTTTAGGTGTAAGCATTAGTTTTTTAAATCCAGCTAAAGAAAACGACAATCTTTGGTTTGTATTTTTTTGTGGAATCATTAGTGTTTCAGGAATGACCCTACCAGGCTTTTCAGGTTCGTTTATTTTAATCCTTTTAGGTAATTATGTATTACTTTTAGTTGATTCTGTTAATGCACTTTCTGCTACTGTTTATGAACTTATTGGGGGTGATTTTAGTTTTATCAATAATTCTGAACGCTTAAGAATGCTAAAAGTTCTTATTGTATTCACTTTAGGTTCTGTAACAGGGTTAGTTACGTTTTCACATTTGTTAAGTTATATTTTAAAACATTATAAAAGCATCACGCTATCTGCTATCATTGGCTTTATTGTTGGCTCATTAGGTGTGGTTTGGCCATGGAAGAAAACAGTTTATAAAATAACCAGTGATGGTAATTATTTATTAGATTCTTCTGGAGAAAAAATTATTAAAAATTACGCCCGCTACATACCCGATTTAAATACCAACACCTACATAGCTATTGGATTTATAATATTAGGAATTGTGATTGTTTTGGCACTTGAAATTTATGGACAAAAAACGAGAAAAACGCATGTTTAA
- a CDS encoding secondary thiamine-phosphate synthase enzyme YjbQ, whose product MIFFQKQIKLKAYPRGFHLITNAILDVIPEIEDIKMGQMQVFIKHTSASLTINENADDTVRADFESHFNKMVPENAPYYQHTYEGSDDMPAHIKASVLGASVQIPITNGQLNLGVWQGIYLCEHRNYAGSRNMVITAYGI is encoded by the coding sequence ATGATATTTTTTCAAAAGCAAATAAAATTAAAAGCTTACCCTAGAGGGTTTCATTTAATAACAAATGCTATTCTTGATGTAATTCCTGAAATTGAAGACATAAAAATGGGTCAGATGCAAGTTTTTATTAAGCATACTTCTGCAAGTTTAACTATTAATGAAAATGCTGATGATACAGTAAGAGCCGATTTTGAAAGTCATTTTAATAAAATGGTGCCTGAAAATGCTCCTTATTATCAACACACTTACGAAGGATCTGATGATATGCCTGCACATATAAAAGCATCGGTATTAGGAGCTTCGGTTCAAATACCAATAACAAACGGACAATTAAATTTAGGAGTTTGGCAAGGTATTTATTTGTGTGAACATAGAAATTATGCAGGATCGCGTAATATGGTTATTACAGCATACGGTATATAG
- a CDS encoding DUF368 domain-containing protein, translated as MKRRFIDYVVISLKGVAMGAADAVPGVSGGTIAFISGIYEELITTISNVNVGLFKTLFKEGVPAFWKQLNGSFILSLLLGIIVSFISFMRIAKYLLENEPILIWSFFFGLIIASIYFVGKQITKWRTSTIIATIVGAVVAFYISSLSALGANDSTTYLFFAGAIAICAMILPGISGSFILIILGAYKTLSDALHDFDINKITVFASGALVGLLSFSHLLKWLFKNYHNITLALLTGFIFGSLNKVWPWKETLTWHIDSKGLQTPLIEKSVSPFSFNGDNQFFLALLLMIIGFLTIFILEKLGSKKD; from the coding sequence ATGAAAAGACGATTTATAGACTACGTAGTTATTAGCTTAAAAGGAGTTGCCATGGGTGCGGCTGATGCTGTACCTGGAGTTTCTGGTGGAACCATTGCTTTTATTTCTGGAATATACGAAGAGCTTATTACTACAATTAGTAATGTGAACGTTGGCCTTTTCAAAACACTTTTCAAAGAAGGTGTTCCTGCTTTTTGGAAACAACTAAATGGCAGTTTTATTCTATCTCTCTTATTAGGCATCATTGTTAGTTTTATTTCTTTTATGCGAATCGCTAAGTATTTGTTAGAAAACGAACCAATTTTAATTTGGTCCTTCTTTTTTGGACTTATTATTGCAAGTATTTATTTTGTTGGAAAGCAAATTACTAAATGGCGTACATCAACCATCATAGCTACAATCGTAGGAGCTGTGGTAGCATTTTACATTTCATCTCTATCTGCATTAGGAGCCAACGATAGTACAACTTATTTGTTTTTTGCAGGAGCCATAGCTATTTGTGCTATGATTTTACCTGGAATTTCTGGTTCATTTATTCTCATCATTTTAGGAGCATACAAAACACTGAGTGATGCTCTTCACGATTTTGATATAAATAAAATAACCGTATTTGCTTCTGGTGCCTTAGTTGGCCTTTTGAGTTTTAGTCACTTATTAAAATGGTTGTTTAAAAATTATCATAATATCACATTAGCCCTGCTCACAGGTTTTATTTTTGGCTCATTGAATAAAGTTTGGCCTTGGAAAGAAACCTTAACATGGCATATAGATTCCAAAGGACTACAAACACCTTTAATTGAAAAAAGTGTGTCTCCGTTTTCTTTTAATGGAGACAATCAATTCTTTTTGGCTTTACTATTAATGATTATTGGCTTTTTAACTATTTTTATACTTGAGAAATTAGGATCTAAAAAAGATTAA
- a CDS encoding Cof-type HAD-IIB family hydrolase, with amino-acid sequence MQYKLICSDIDGTLLNKDRELSQVTIAEIQRISPIPFILISSRMPSAMRHLQVEIGNLNTPLIAYNGGYIVNNDTVLESTFISNKILETIILKCKNTSIHLSLYHADEWYVPALDYWAKREYNNTKVMPVVKSNNAVLKTWIKEKKGAHKIMCMGDEKEIDTLYKNLEMECRDDIMLYRSKSTYIEISQKSISKKTAIESLIKNCYSEISMENIIAFGDNYNDVEMLKSVGMGVAVANANDAVMKIANKITDTNKNDGVAKAIKDLIK; translated from the coding sequence ATGCAGTATAAATTAATTTGTAGCGATATAGATGGAACCCTTTTAAATAAGGACCGTGAATTATCGCAAGTCACCATAGCAGAAATTCAACGCATATCCCCTATTCCGTTTATACTAATTTCTTCAAGAATGCCAAGCGCCATGCGACATTTGCAAGTTGAAATTGGAAATTTAAACACACCACTAATTGCATATAACGGCGGCTATATAGTAAATAATGATACGGTATTAGAATCAACTTTTATAAGTAACAAAATTCTGGAAACCATAATTTTAAAATGTAAAAACACCAGTATACACTTAAGTTTATACCATGCAGATGAATGGTACGTACCAGCATTGGATTATTGGGCAAAAAGAGAATACAACAACACCAAAGTAATGCCTGTTGTAAAATCCAATAATGCGGTTTTAAAAACATGGATTAAAGAAAAAAAAGGCGCTCATAAAATTATGTGTATGGGTGATGAAAAAGAAATAGACACTTTGTACAAAAATTTAGAAATGGAATGCCGTGATGATATTATGCTTTATCGCTCTAAATCTACTTATATTGAAATATCACAAAAATCAATATCAAAAAAAACGGCCATTGAATCTTTAATAAAAAATTGTTATTCTGAAATTTCTATGGAAAATATTATTGCTTTTGGCGATAATTATAATGATGTAGAAATGCTAAAATCTGTAGGTATGGGAGTAGCTGTTGCAAATGCAAATGATGCCGTTATGAAAATTGCCAATAAGATTACCGACACGAATAAAAATGATGGTGTTGCAAAAGCTATAAAAGATTTAATAAAATAA